One window of Nocardia sp. NBC_00508 genomic DNA carries:
- a CDS encoding response regulator transcription factor, whose translation MSGAPVEQRPEARVLVVDDEPMIVELLAVSLRYQGFEVDTAADGAQALDKARTFRPQALIVDVMMPGMDGFGLLRRLRADRVDAPVLFLTARDEVQDKVTGLTLGADDYVTKPFSLEEVVARLRVILRRAGHAAPQRESSRIRFEDIELDDDTHEVWKAGEPVALSPTEFTLLRYFMVNAGTVLSKPRILDHVWRYDFGGEVGVVETYVSYLRKKVDTGDTRLIHTLRGVGYVMRGPHRKSGT comes from the coding sequence ATGAGTGGCGCGCCGGTGGAGCAGAGACCCGAAGCCAGGGTGCTGGTGGTCGACGACGAGCCGATGATCGTCGAACTTCTCGCGGTGAGCCTGCGCTACCAGGGCTTCGAGGTGGACACCGCGGCCGACGGCGCCCAAGCGCTGGACAAAGCACGGACGTTCCGCCCGCAAGCGCTCATCGTGGACGTGATGATGCCCGGCATGGACGGCTTCGGCCTGCTCCGCAGGCTGCGCGCGGACCGCGTCGACGCGCCCGTGCTGTTCCTGACCGCGCGCGACGAGGTGCAGGACAAGGTCACCGGCCTCACCCTCGGCGCCGACGACTACGTGACGAAACCGTTCAGCCTGGAGGAGGTCGTGGCCAGGTTGCGGGTCATCCTGCGCCGCGCGGGGCACGCCGCGCCGCAGCGGGAAAGCTCGCGCATCCGCTTCGAGGACATCGAGCTCGACGACGACACCCACGAGGTATGGAAGGCGGGCGAGCCGGTGGCTCTGTCTCCCACCGAGTTCACGCTGCTGCGCTATTTCATGGTCAACGCGGGAACCGTGCTCAGCAAGCCACGCATCCTCGACCACGTGTGGCGTTACGACTTCGGCGGCGAGGTCGGCGTGGTGGAAACCTATGTCTCCTACCTGCGCAAAAAGGTCGACACGGGCGATACAAGACTGATCCACACGCTGCGCGGTGTCGGCTATGTCATGCGCGGGCCCCATCGCAAGAGCGGCACGTGA
- a CDS encoding alpha,alpha-trehalose-phosphate synthase (UDP-forming) codes for MNPSDDSEHARDTSTADTATGATGPDAGSGFVVVANRLPVDLERLPDGSTRWKRSPGGLVTALEPVLRNNKGAWVGWAGVPDVEVDPIIEDGLELHPVPLAAQEVADYYEGFSNGTLWPLYHDVIVRPVYDRKWWSAYVTVNRRFAEATAKVAAEGATVWVQDYQLQLVPKMLRMLRPDLTIGFFLHIPFPPVELFMQMPWRTEIVEGLLGADLIGFHLPGGAQNFLYLARRLAGQPTSRGSVGVRSKLGVVQVGFRTVRVGAFPISIASADLDEQSRRRSVRERAAKIRAELGNPKNILLGVDRLDYTKGIDIRLNALEELLIEDRIDPADTVMIQLATPSRERVESYIQMRGDIERQVGRINGEFARVGYPVVHYLHRPIPRDELIAFFVAADVMLVTPLRDGMNLVAKEYVASHSGLNGTLVLSEFTGAAAELRQAYLCNPHDLDDVKDAIVAALGDDRDTKRRRMRALRRQVLAHDVDRWARAFLDALAQDQVAGSALLTDDDVYPESRARR; via the coding sequence ATGAACCCGTCCGACGACTCCGAGCACGCCAGAGACACCTCGACTGCTGACACCGCGACCGGAGCCACCGGTCCCGACGCGGGCTCCGGTTTCGTCGTCGTCGCCAATCGGCTCCCCGTCGACCTCGAGCGGCTGCCCGACGGCAGCACCCGATGGAAACGCAGCCCGGGCGGCCTGGTCACCGCGCTGGAACCGGTCTTGCGCAACAACAAGGGCGCGTGGGTCGGTTGGGCAGGGGTGCCGGACGTGGAGGTCGATCCGATCATCGAGGACGGCCTGGAACTGCATCCGGTCCCGCTGGCGGCGCAGGAGGTGGCCGACTACTACGAAGGCTTCTCCAACGGCACGCTGTGGCCGCTCTACCACGACGTGATCGTGCGACCGGTCTACGACCGCAAATGGTGGAGCGCCTACGTCACCGTGAACCGGCGTTTCGCCGAGGCCACCGCCAAGGTCGCCGCCGAGGGGGCGACCGTGTGGGTGCAGGATTACCAGCTCCAGCTGGTGCCCAAGATGCTGCGCATGCTGCGCCCGGATCTGACCATCGGGTTCTTCCTGCACATCCCGTTCCCGCCGGTCGAGCTGTTCATGCAGATGCCGTGGCGGACCGAGATCGTGGAGGGCCTGCTCGGCGCCGATCTGATCGGTTTCCATCTGCCCGGCGGTGCGCAGAACTTCCTCTATCTGGCCCGTCGCCTGGCCGGGCAGCCGACCTCACGCGGCTCGGTCGGCGTGCGCTCCAAGCTCGGCGTCGTCCAGGTCGGGTTCCGCACGGTACGAGTGGGCGCGTTCCCGATCTCTATTGCCTCTGCCGACCTCGACGAGCAGTCCCGCCGCAGGTCGGTGCGTGAACGTGCCGCCAAGATCCGGGCCGAACTCGGCAACCCGAAGAACATCCTGCTCGGTGTGGACCGCCTGGACTACACCAAGGGCATCGACATCCGGCTCAACGCGCTGGAGGAGCTGCTCATCGAGGACCGGATCGATCCGGCCGACACGGTCATGATCCAGCTGGCCACGCCCAGTCGCGAGCGCGTCGAGAGCTACATCCAGATGCGCGGCGACATCGAACGTCAGGTCGGCCGGATCAACGGCGAGTTCGCCAGAGTGGGCTATCCGGTGGTGCACTACCTGCACCGGCCGATCCCGCGCGACGAACTGATCGCGTTCTTCGTGGCCGCCGACGTGATGCTGGTGACGCCGCTGCGCGACGGCATGAACCTGGTCGCCAAGGAGTACGTCGCCTCCCACAGCGGACTCAACGGCACCCTGGTGTTGAGCGAATTCACCGGCGCCGCAGCCGAATTGCGCCAAGCCTACCTGTGCAATCCGCACGACCTGGACGACGTGAAGGACGCCATCGTCGCCGCACTGGGCGATGACCGGGATACCAAGCGCAGGCGGATGCGCGCGTTGCGCCGCCAAGTGCTGGCCCACGACGTGGACCGCTGGGCACGCGCCTTCCTGGACGCGCTGGCGCAGGACCAGGTCGCCGGCAGCGCGCTGCTGACCGACGACGACGTGTACCCGGAATCCCGCGCGCGGCGCTGA
- a CDS encoding MCE family protein, with product MMRIRRTFAVAVGLTVALGVSGCQWDGLNSLPMPGTEGTAPGSYHVRIQMPNVTTLTRNSPVRVHDVTVGTVSGIEVEDWHALVTVTLNPDVRLPANAVAKIGQTSLLGSNHLELSAPTDQPPEGELKPGDVIPLARAGAYPTTEQVLSSLSVVLNGGGVAQLETITRELNSALTGREEAIRDLLPQLNELTTNLDRQTGDIIAAMSGLDRLGGQLAEQRDVVAAAIEQIHPALSVLADRRANITRALTALGELSDVTQRIIDASGNDLKANLHSLVPVLRSLSDTGGNLTEALKILATFPFPMKNLDHAIKGDYLNLFMTVDMTGRRLDSNFLTGTPLGGRFGGVEGALGSFAPGTAAQNGDPATGPLQAPPPAASQPSPTIPGLPPIPGLPAIPGLTVPLPGNTAPQGGPGQ from the coding sequence ATGATGCGAATACGCCGCACCTTCGCTGTCGCGGTGGGGCTGACGGTGGCGCTCGGCGTCTCCGGCTGCCAATGGGACGGGTTGAATTCGCTGCCGATGCCCGGCACCGAGGGCACCGCGCCCGGCTCCTATCACGTGCGCATCCAGATGCCGAACGTGACCACTCTGACCAGGAATTCGCCGGTCCGGGTGCACGACGTGACGGTCGGGACGGTCTCGGGGATCGAGGTGGAGGACTGGCACGCGCTGGTCACGGTCACGCTGAATCCCGATGTGCGGCTTCCGGCGAACGCGGTCGCCAAGATCGGGCAGACCAGTCTGCTCGGGTCCAATCATCTCGAACTGTCCGCGCCGACCGATCAGCCCCCCGAAGGCGAGTTGAAGCCGGGGGATGTCATTCCGCTGGCGCGGGCCGGGGCCTACCCGACCACCGAGCAGGTGCTGTCCTCGCTGTCGGTGGTGCTCAACGGCGGCGGCGTCGCGCAGCTGGAAACCATCACCCGCGAACTCAATTCCGCGCTCACCGGGCGGGAGGAGGCGATCCGGGACCTGCTGCCGCAGCTGAACGAGCTGACCACGAACCTGGACCGCCAGACCGGTGACATTATCGCCGCGATGAGCGGCCTGGATCGCCTCGGCGGCCAGCTGGCCGAGCAGCGCGACGTGGTGGCGGCGGCCATCGAACAGATCCATCCGGCGTTGAGCGTGCTGGCCGACCGCCGGGCGAACATCACCAGGGCGCTCACCGCGCTCGGCGAATTGAGCGACGTCACGCAACGGATCATCGACGCCAGCGGCAACGACCTGAAGGCCAACTTGCACAGCCTCGTCCCGGTGCTGCGATCGCTCTCCGACACCGGCGGCAACCTGACCGAGGCGCTGAAGATCCTGGCCACCTTCCCGTTCCCGATGAAGAACCTGGACCACGCCATCAAGGGCGACTACTTGAATCTGTTCATGACGGTGGATATGACCGGGCGGCGGCTGGATTCGAACTTCCTCACCGGTACGCCGCTGGGCGGGCGCTTCGGCGGGGTGGAGGGCGCGCTCGGCAGCTTCGCACCGGGTACCGCGGCGCAGAACGGTGACCCGGCCACCGGGCCGCTCCAGGCGCCGCCGCCCGCGGCGAGCCAGCCCAGCCCGACCATCCCCGGTCTGCCGCCGATACCAGGCCTGCCCGCCATTCCCGGGCTGACCGTGCCCCTGCCGGGCAACACCGCGCCGCAAGGGGGGCCGGGACAGTGA
- a CDS encoding MlaD family protein — MKLTRFVRTQLIIFSVLTVIGLVVMGGTYIKLPAMFGIGRYEVTVQLAATGGLYPTANVAYRGTNVGVVQEVRLTPAGVDAKLSIGSDYKIPADVDAWVRSVSAVGEQYVDLVPPERRTGGNLHDGSVIPVERTKLPQDVGALLDQADRLLSSVADTRLRQVIDEAFLAFNGAGPDLQRFIDSAALLVQEAQANAEPTKQLLDQIGPLLDTQTRSDAAIRSWTADLATVTDQLRGHDPALRGVLNKGPAAMQRVTTLFDDLRPSLPLLLANLVSVGQVGVTYHAGLEQVLVVYPPLVAALLTAVRGPLEYGALVDFMSLVNDPPACTTGFLPPDQRRSPSELDTPDTPPGLYCKVPQDAPEAVRGIRNTPCAEVPGVRAPTPELCRSGYFPLGNNPPFGPPQPVAPAAAPVDEPPGVAPASYGGATPAAARAYDPDTGVYIGTDGRTYRQGDIRPGGSGTVPSSWQAMLEEQQQ; from the coding sequence GTGAAACTCACGCGGTTCGTCCGCACCCAGCTGATCATCTTCTCGGTGCTGACGGTGATCGGCCTGGTGGTCATGGGCGGGACGTACATCAAGCTGCCCGCGATGTTCGGTATCGGGCGCTACGAAGTGACGGTGCAGCTGGCCGCGACCGGTGGTCTCTACCCGACGGCCAACGTCGCCTATCGCGGCACGAATGTCGGTGTGGTGCAGGAGGTCCGGCTCACGCCCGCCGGTGTGGACGCGAAATTGTCCATCGGCAGCGACTACAAGATCCCCGCCGACGTCGACGCCTGGGTGCGCAGCGTGTCCGCGGTCGGCGAACAGTATGTCGACCTGGTGCCCCCCGAGCGACGCACCGGCGGAAATCTGCATGACGGCAGCGTGATCCCGGTGGAACGCACCAAGCTGCCGCAGGATGTCGGCGCGCTGCTCGACCAGGCCGACCGCTTGCTGTCCAGCGTCGCGGACACCCGGCTGCGGCAGGTCATCGACGAGGCTTTCCTCGCGTTCAACGGCGCCGGGCCGGATCTGCAGCGGTTCATCGATTCCGCGGCGCTGCTGGTGCAGGAAGCGCAGGCCAACGCCGAACCCACGAAACAGCTGCTCGACCAGATCGGGCCGCTGCTGGACACCCAGACCCGCTCGGACGCCGCGATCCGTTCTTGGACCGCCGATCTGGCGACGGTCACCGACCAACTGCGCGGCCACGACCCCGCGCTGCGCGGCGTGCTGAACAAGGGACCGGCCGCGATGCAGCGGGTGACCACGCTGTTCGATGATCTGCGCCCGTCGCTGCCGCTGCTTTTGGCGAACCTGGTCAGCGTCGGCCAGGTCGGCGTCACCTATCACGCCGGGCTGGAGCAGGTCCTGGTGGTCTACCCACCGCTGGTCGCCGCGCTGCTCACCGCGGTCCGCGGTCCGCTCGAATACGGCGCGCTGGTCGACTTCATGTCCTTGGTCAACGACCCGCCCGCGTGCACCACCGGGTTCCTGCCGCCGGACCAGCGCCGTTCGCCGAGCGAGTTGGACACCCCGGACACGCCGCCCGGTCTGTACTGCAAAGTGCCGCAGGACGCGCCCGAGGCGGTGCGCGGCATCCGCAATACACCGTGCGCGGAAGTGCCGGGCGTGCGCGCCCCGACGCCGGAGCTGTGTCGGAGCGGGTACTTTCCGTTGGGTAACAACCCGCCGTTCGGTCCGCCGCAGCCGGTCGCACCCGCGGCCGCGCCCGTGGACGAACCTCCTGGTGTCGCACCCGCGAGTTACGGCGGCGCCACACCGGCCGCCGCGCGAGCATATGACCCGGACACCGGCGTGTATATCGGCACCGACGGGCGCACATACCGACAGGGCGATATCAGACCGGGCGGTTCGGGCACGGTACCGTCGAGCTGGCAGGCGATGCTCGAGGAGCAGCAACAATGA
- a CDS encoding MbtH family protein, translating into MSTNPFDDEDGRFFVLVNDEEQHSLWPAFAEVPAGWRVVFGEDSRAACVEYVEKNWTDMRPKSLRDAMAADDAARQGAQS; encoded by the coding sequence TTGAGCACCAACCCCTTCGATGATGAAGACGGCCGCTTCTTCGTCCTGGTCAACGACGAAGAACAGCATTCCCTGTGGCCGGCCTTCGCAGAGGTTCCAGCCGGATGGCGAGTCGTGTTCGGCGAGGACAGCCGCGCCGCCTGTGTCGAGTACGTGGAAAAGAACTGGACCGACATGCGTCCGAAGAGCCTGCGCGACGCCATGGCCGCGGACGATGCGGCCCGCCAGGGAGCGCAGTCCTGA
- a CDS encoding h domain protein, whose protein sequence is MNLNGIRGRILLAVLGVVVAAVAVIGGVNGYRYWDDRQAEQSRKDAVATASRTVETMFTYSPQTVDTELRKSADNLSGDFREDYLTLIDKQIAPGAKEKQLTVTATTQAGGVISADRSHAVVLLFLNQVMTSKDTPQGTTTGSRVRVSLAKTDSRWLVEAVTPV, encoded by the coding sequence ATGAACCTGAACGGAATTCGAGGCAGGATCCTGCTCGCGGTGCTCGGCGTCGTGGTCGCCGCGGTCGCGGTCATCGGCGGCGTCAACGGATACCGCTACTGGGACGACCGGCAGGCCGAACAGTCGCGCAAGGACGCGGTCGCGACGGCCAGCCGCACCGTCGAGACCATGTTCACCTACAGCCCGCAGACCGTGGACACCGAACTGCGCAAGTCGGCCGACAACCTCAGCGGCGACTTCCGCGAGGACTACCTCACGCTGATCGACAAGCAGATCGCGCCGGGCGCCAAGGAAAAGCAGCTCACCGTCACCGCGACCACACAGGCGGGCGGCGTCATCTCCGCCGACCGATCGCACGCGGTGGTCCTGCTGTTCCTCAACCAGGTCATGACGAGCAAGGACACGCCACAGGGCACCACCACCGGCAGCCGAGTGCGCGTCAGCTTGGCCAAAACCGACTCACGCTGGTTGGTCGAGGCCGTCACTCCCGTGTAG
- a CDS encoding MCE family protein, translating into MIALNAVRKLPRWALVVAGVLAAVLVVAVAWNGIARIGTTKVTAYFPSTSGLYAGDDVRVLGVKVGRIDSIEPGADRVQVTMTLNRGVDVPADPRAVIISPSLVSARFIQLAPAYTAGPKLSDGDVIPIEHTAVPVEWDDIKAELSKLATALGPVGDDKQGSFGRFIDTAADNLDGNGQRFRDTLRELSATLSTLSDGRTDLFGTVRNLQKFVEVLAASNEQIVQFGGRLASVSSVLADVSADLGAGLDNLDAAVTDVRRFLDSSGTELTEGLQRLADATQVLADKRPELERVLHSGPTALVNFYQIYKPAQGTLTGAIALNNPADPLGFLCGSVRALETNDSDRSADLCAQYLAPVIKSLSMNYVPIMSNAASGMTAFPEQLVYTDPDLADRVASQTPAGPQPAPVSVPDGIAGLAIPGFPGGVR; encoded by the coding sequence ATGATCGCGCTGAACGCCGTACGGAAACTGCCCCGCTGGGCGCTGGTGGTGGCCGGTGTGCTGGCCGCCGTGCTCGTGGTCGCCGTCGCGTGGAACGGTATAGCCCGCATCGGGACCACGAAGGTCACCGCATACTTCCCGTCCACGTCCGGCCTTTATGCGGGCGACGACGTGCGGGTGCTCGGCGTGAAGGTCGGCCGGATCGATTCGATCGAGCCGGGCGCCGACCGGGTGCAGGTGACGATGACGCTCAACCGTGGTGTCGACGTCCCCGCCGACCCGCGGGCGGTGATCATCTCGCCCTCGCTGGTCTCCGCGCGGTTCATCCAGCTCGCGCCCGCCTACACCGCCGGCCCGAAGCTGAGCGACGGCGACGTGATTCCGATCGAGCACACCGCAGTGCCTGTGGAGTGGGACGACATCAAGGCGGAGCTGTCCAAGCTGGCCACCGCGCTCGGCCCGGTCGGCGACGACAAGCAGGGCTCGTTCGGCCGCTTCATCGACACCGCCGCCGACAACCTCGACGGCAACGGGCAACGGTTCCGCGACACGCTGCGGGAGCTGTCGGCGACCTTGAGCACGCTGTCGGACGGCCGCACCGACCTGTTCGGCACCGTGCGCAACCTGCAGAAGTTCGTCGAGGTGCTCGCGGCGAGTAACGAGCAGATCGTGCAGTTCGGCGGACGACTCGCGTCGGTGTCGTCGGTGCTGGCCGATGTCTCGGCGGATCTCGGCGCCGGACTGGACAATCTGGACGCCGCGGTGACCGACGTTCGCCGGTTTCTCGACAGCAGCGGCACCGAACTCACCGAGGGCCTGCAGCGGCTGGCCGACGCTACCCAGGTACTGGCCGACAAGCGGCCGGAGCTGGAACGGGTGCTGCACTCAGGTCCGACCGCGCTGGTGAACTTCTACCAGATCTACAAACCGGCCCAGGGCACCCTGACCGGCGCCATCGCCCTGAACAATCCCGCTGACCCGCTCGGTTTCCTGTGCGGTTCGGTCCGCGCCCTGGAGACCAACGACTCCGATCGCAGCGCCGACCTCTGCGCCCAGTACCTGGCGCCCGTGATCAAGAGCCTGAGCATGAACTACGTGCCGATCATGAGCAACGCGGCCAGCGGCATGACCGCGTTTCCGGAGCAGCTGGTGTATACCGATCCCGATCTGGCCGATCGGGTGGCGAGCCAGACCCCGGCGGGGCCGCAACCCGCGCCGGTGAGCGTGCCGGACGGCATTGCCGGACTGGCCATTCCGGGGTTTCCAGGAGGAGTGCGATGA
- a CDS encoding helix-turn-helix domain-containing protein, which produces MSGATGDLIRQLRTAMGWSQGKLAAELSKVSGYNMTREYISRHWESGRTEPSPFWLRHLATVLDCPLSLLEADVNRREFLSHLAATSIAPVVASDLLSHGFSAQLHSTGPVIDEWEGKLSQYGTDYMSQGAAQIQQRLAADLVVLQQQLDSPRMWAVAARLMTLFAKTYPGSDGNKAISWYRMAAEAADRSGDTDTRTWVRGRAAIALGYEGAGLPVAHEFADQALAISERPGLGRLNALWGKAHAAALQGDTHTARQLSDDGRRAFDRSGSEEQTSDYAVPWWRVNVFLSLLAARLGDERLAVQAQEAARTELPDSLPRFATHLDMHRGLMLVRAGDRAQGVKLARAALDALPPEKHSLTLRMLMTEIEPPLNGLSR; this is translated from the coding sequence ATGTCGGGGGCCACGGGCGATCTGATCAGGCAGTTGCGCACCGCCATGGGCTGGAGTCAGGGCAAGTTGGCGGCTGAGCTGTCCAAGGTGTCGGGCTACAACATGACGCGGGAATACATTTCGCGGCACTGGGAGTCGGGCAGAACCGAGCCGTCGCCGTTCTGGCTGCGCCATCTGGCCACGGTGCTGGATTGTCCGCTGAGCTTGTTGGAGGCCGATGTGAACCGGCGTGAATTCCTATCGCATCTTGCGGCTACCTCGATCGCACCTGTGGTGGCGTCGGATCTTCTCTCGCACGGGTTTTCCGCGCAGCTGCATTCGACCGGGCCAGTAATCGACGAGTGGGAAGGCAAGCTTTCTCAGTACGGCACCGACTACATGAGCCAGGGTGCGGCGCAGATCCAGCAGCGGCTCGCCGCTGATCTGGTCGTGCTGCAACAGCAGCTCGATTCCCCACGCATGTGGGCCGTCGCCGCCCGGCTCATGACCCTGTTCGCGAAGACCTACCCCGGCTCCGACGGCAACAAGGCGATCTCGTGGTATCGCATGGCGGCCGAAGCGGCGGACCGATCCGGCGACACCGATACCCGGACTTGGGTGCGCGGCCGCGCCGCGATCGCCCTCGGCTACGAAGGTGCGGGGTTGCCGGTCGCACACGAATTCGCCGATCAAGCTCTGGCAATCTCGGAGCGACCCGGTCTCGGCCGCCTCAATGCGCTATGGGGGAAGGCGCATGCGGCCGCACTCCAAGGCGACACCCACACCGCCCGTCAGCTGAGCGACGACGGCCGCCGCGCGTTCGACCGTTCCGGCTCCGAAGAGCAGACCTCCGACTACGCGGTGCCGTGGTGGCGCGTGAACGTCTTCCTGTCCCTGCTCGCCGCCCGGCTCGGCGACGAACGGCTGGCGGTCCAAGCCCAGGAAGCGGCACGGACCGAACTGCCCGACTCGCTGCCCCGGTTCGCGACCCACTTGGACATGCATCGAGGCTTGATGTTGGTTCGGGCCGGGGACCGGGCCCAGGGAGTGAAACTGGCGCGGGCGGCACTCGACGCGCTACCCCCGGAGAAGCACTCGCTCACACTGCGCATGTTGATGACCGAGATAGAGCCTCCGTTGAACGGCCTCAGCCGCTGA
- a CDS encoding sensor histidine kinase, giving the protein MVLLVLTAGLGLLISGMVVTSGLEQQLTDRTDQQLRDGAMEWSRRPPPLPVLPPDPRHAPSQFYVRSLRTDGRAFLIRAFGVEAEPDLTQTPRSGPYTVGSVNGRPTEWRALTVRTPDGTTTVALPLTQNTDTVQRLVTLQLVVGAIVLTALAAIAYFVVRRSLRPLRRVESTAAAIARGDLHRRVPVRGKNTEVDLLSRSLNGMLAQIQRAFTATEASEEAARRSEERMRRFVADASHELRTPLTTIRGFAELYRQGANADPGTFMERIEHESQRMGVLVEDLLMLARLDAQRPLELGPVDLLAVASDAVHNARAVVAAERTDGPVRTIELKVEPGEGTLELLGDEARLRQVLGNLLNNAITHTVPDTSVTVRLTPAADHVLLEVADTGPGLPPEEAERVFERFYRTDTSRTRTSGGTGLGLSIVQALVTAHGGEVGVRSTPGEGTTFTVRLPRPTDSP; this is encoded by the coding sequence ATGGTTCTGCTGGTTCTCACCGCGGGGCTCGGCCTGCTCATCTCCGGCATGGTGGTCACGTCCGGGTTGGAACAGCAGCTGACCGACCGCACCGATCAGCAACTGCGCGATGGTGCGATGGAGTGGTCGCGGCGGCCGCCTCCGCTGCCGGTGCTGCCGCCCGACCCGCGCCACGCACCGAGCCAGTTCTACGTGCGCTCGCTGCGGACCGACGGGCGCGCGTTCCTGATCAGGGCTTTCGGTGTGGAGGCCGAGCCCGACCTGACGCAGACGCCACGATCGGGTCCGTACACCGTCGGCTCTGTGAACGGCAGACCGACCGAGTGGAGGGCACTGACGGTGCGGACTCCGGACGGCACAACCACGGTGGCGCTGCCGCTCACGCAGAACACCGACACGGTGCAGCGCCTCGTGACGCTCCAACTGGTCGTAGGCGCGATCGTCCTGACCGCGCTGGCGGCGATCGCGTACTTCGTGGTGCGACGCAGTCTGCGACCGTTGCGTCGGGTGGAGAGCACGGCCGCGGCGATCGCGCGCGGCGACCTGCACCGCCGGGTGCCAGTTCGCGGCAAGAACACAGAGGTGGACCTGCTGTCCCGGTCGCTGAACGGCATGCTGGCGCAGATCCAGCGCGCGTTCACCGCGACCGAGGCGTCCGAGGAAGCCGCACGGCGGTCCGAGGAGCGGATGCGTCGATTCGTCGCCGACGCCAGTCATGAACTGCGCACCCCGCTCACCACGATCCGCGGGTTCGCCGAGCTGTACCGCCAAGGCGCCAACGCCGATCCGGGCACCTTCATGGAGCGCATCGAGCACGAATCCCAGCGGATGGGTGTGCTGGTCGAGGATCTGCTGATGCTCGCGCGGCTGGATGCCCAGCGCCCGCTGGAGCTGGGGCCGGTGGACCTGCTCGCCGTCGCCAGCGACGCGGTGCACAACGCGCGGGCGGTGGTCGCCGCCGAGCGTACGGACGGACCCGTGCGCACCATCGAGCTGAAAGTAGAACCGGGCGAAGGGACGCTGGAGCTGCTCGGGGACGAGGCGCGGTTGCGCCAGGTTCTGGGCAATCTGCTGAACAATGCCATCACGCACACCGTGCCCGACACGTCGGTGACGGTCCGGCTGACACCCGCCGCCGATCACGTCCTTCTCGAGGTGGCCGACACCGGCCCTGGCCTGCCGCCGGAGGAGGCTGAACGCGTCTTCGAGCGCTTCTACCGCACCGACACCTCTCGCACCCGCACCAGCGGCGGGACCGGGCTCGGCCTGTCCATCGTGCAGGCTCTGGTCACCGCGCACGGCGGCGAGGTCGGCGTCCGCAGCACGCCCGGTGAAGGGACGACTTTCACCGTCCGGCTGCCGCGCCCGACGGATTCGCCTTGA
- a CDS encoding alpha/beta fold hydrolase — protein MPLATVNGISLNYQVKGDRARGTDVKGSAPLVVMIMGTGSPGRVWELHQVPTLVAAGYRVCTFDNRGIAPSFEAASGMTIDDLVADTAALIEFLDEGPALVVGTSMGARVAQELALARPDLVRKAVFMAGHGRLDQFQKTLSLGEHELDASGVKLPPKYEAAMTAVMNLSPATMAEPNAARDWLDLFEFTGGPVPPGIRAQRRMDHDFDRVQAYRAIRVPCLSVGFADDRMIPPYLSREIAEVVPGARYQEVPDAGHFGYLERPEAVNKILLDFFAS, from the coding sequence ATGCCGCTGGCCACGGTGAACGGGATTTCCCTCAACTATCAGGTGAAGGGTGACCGCGCCAGGGGCACCGACGTCAAGGGCTCCGCGCCGCTCGTGGTGATGATCATGGGCACGGGCAGTCCGGGCCGGGTGTGGGAGTTGCACCAGGTTCCGACGCTGGTCGCGGCCGGTTACCGGGTGTGCACATTCGACAACCGGGGGATCGCGCCGTCCTTCGAGGCGGCTTCCGGCATGACCATCGACGACCTGGTCGCCGACACGGCCGCCCTGATCGAATTTCTCGACGAGGGTCCCGCCCTGGTGGTCGGCACCTCGATGGGCGCCCGGGTGGCTCAGGAGCTGGCGCTGGCCCGCCCCGACCTGGTGCGCAAGGCGGTATTCATGGCCGGACACGGGCGGCTCGACCAATTCCAGAAAACGCTGTCGCTCGGCGAACACGAGTTGGACGCCAGCGGGGTGAAACTGCCGCCGAAATACGAGGCCGCGATGACCGCGGTGATGAACCTCTCGCCCGCCACCATGGCCGAGCCGAACGCCGCCCGCGACTGGCTCGACCTGTTCGAGTTCACCGGCGGACCGGTTCCCCCCGGCATCCGCGCACAGCGCAGGATGGACCACGATTTCGACCGAGTGCAGGCATACCGGGCGATTCGCGTGCCCTGCCTTTCGGTCGGATTCGCCGACGACCGGATGATTCCGCCGTACCTGTCCAGGGAGATCGCCGAGGTGGTCCCGGGTGCGCGATACCAGGAGGTACCGGACGCGGGACATTTCGGATATTTGGAACGGCCGGAGGCGGTCAACAAGATTCTGCTCGACTTCTTTGCGAGCTGA